One region of Drosophila subobscura isolate 14011-0131.10 chromosome J, UCBerk_Dsub_1.0, whole genome shotgun sequence genomic DNA includes:
- the LOC117894925 gene encoding mpv17-like protein 2, translated as MLPIVSTGLMMRNAVSHLRQRATMSLHRNYSRGKPADNIFGKMFGKYLAVTNIVGSGLLLVAGDVVTQQYEKAMHKKRFDFNRSGRMFVTGLVVGPVQHAFYSRLDRLLPDSKRVTAVKKIFFDQLFMSPTYIFLFFYVSSLLEGNTIKESNAEIREKFLYTWMLDCMIWPCVQYLNFRFLNPRHRVIFINVTNCMYIVLLSYIKHDMGAKNHNQTKINEKSD; from the coding sequence ATGTTGCCTATCGTTTCCACTGGTCTGATGATGCGCAATGCCGTCTCACATCTGCGTCAACGAGCAACAATGAGTCTGCACCGCAATTATAGCCGTGGAAAACCGGCTGAtaatatttttggaaaaatgtttggcaaGTATTTGGCAGTCACGAATATTGTGGGATcgggactgctgctggtggccggCGATGTAGTTACTCAACAATATGAAAAGGCCATGCATAAGAAACGATTCGACTTTAACCGTTCGGGACGCATGTTCGTAACGGGTTTGGTCGTGGGACCCGTGCAGCATGCATTCTACAGTCGCCTCGATCGATTACTTCCGGACTCAAAACGTGTTACGGCAGTGAAGAAGATATTTTTCGATCAGCTGTTTATGTCGCCCACCTATATCTTTCTGTTCTTCTATGTATCCAGTTTGTTGGAGGGCAATACAATCAAGGAATCAAATGCAGAGATACGCGAAAAATTCCTATACACCTGGATGCTCGACTGCATGATCTGGCCGTGCGTACAGTATCTGAATTTTCGCTTTCTGAATCCCAGGCATCGCGTCATCTTCATAAACGTCACCAACTGCATGTACATTGTTCTGCTCTCCTACATAAAGCACGATATGGGTGCGAAAAATCACAatcaaactaaaattaatgaaaaatccGACTAG
- the LOC117894202 gene encoding uncharacterized protein LOC117894202, translating into MFKFFALCLFAIVALAAAKPQFLTAYSAATPYVAATPYAAYTGGVYASPYTAAYTSGVYAASPYAYSAGYPYSSVYLRR; encoded by the exons ATGTTCAAGTTT TTCGCTCTGTGCCTTTTCGCCATCGTCGCTTTGGCCGCTGCCAAGCCGCAGTTTTTGACCGCCTACAGTGCGGCCACGCCTTATGTGGCAGCCACGCCCTATGCGGCCTACACTGGCGGCGTTTACGCTTCGCCCTACACCGCTGCCTACACCAGCGGCGTGTATGCCGCCTCGCCCTACGCCTACAGCGCGGGTTATCCCTACAGCTCTGTGTATCTGAGACGTTAA
- the LOC117894920 gene encoding integrator complex subunit 10, translated as MTNEENELFMVKQAQSFRKSDPDAAKAWIMTAKVLYPTAFNVQYEAYLFERDGKNYEEAAKCFSVIATNFPNRHAELWQEINALTNALRNENENTPEQEFFVKMYKHLTPDVQHNIFMHTINHCGDDLEQCICIYILMFKKFPKSVTTHAPRLLELLAEGMTTDPDVYQRILVEDVLPMIQHKPPELPPVLACRLYTNSLEYYLRQIMDSDTEPADPWKTIFKVLMLCGQMMGWEPFLPFSKQGSQNVYWEKLVDILSASPPGSSKVLFYATTLFIYSLYGYIRNCRLRIDDADVSHVLVEGFIEWAPDGDGAEDQSMEPPKFSLTTPISPDLSNAFLHAAQCWQLLNTDQFQRDFSQLMVALPLAPWISRFLFDLAIYFGHRDEANKLMGEMTTQSSLVQSLQILSLNLMQGSMTLQGFQCILTIIGELPATNGHLLENMTLKGHRHMVFLPLTRAALVQYCTGAIVSRISRQVYEPNCSDRLLGDLLVLQQLNLLNDTRLTQQIFSVIKQRKTFNLRTLSTYIISIDLIEELSHIWNSQLEDSNFELTGSPTGVSSTGSGAAGVPARRIGTRGADKGARDEFKTITRQQIARCNENIITLLANFISQEQLMLAQHIFGIQPVETIEIK; from the exons ATGACAAACGAGGAGAATGAATTGTTTATGGTCAAGCAGGCGCAGAGCTTTCGAAAGAGCGATCCGGATGCGGCCAAGGCATGGATCATGACGGCCAAGGTCCTGTATCCCACAGCCTTCAATGTGCAGTACGAGGCGTACCTTTTCGAGCGCGATGGCAAGAACTACGAGGAGGCGGCCAAGTGTTTCAGTGTCAT TGCCACCAATTTCCCAAATCGGCATGCAGAGCTGTGGCAAGAGATAAACGCCCTGACCAATGCCCTGCgaaacgagaacgagaacacGCCGGAGCAGGAGTTCTTTGTGAAGATGTACAAGCACTTGACGCCCGATGTGCAGCACAACATATTCATGCACACCATCAACCACTGCGGCGACGATCTGGAGCAGTGCATCTGCATTTATATTCTGATGTTTAAGAAATTCCCCAAATCGGTCACAACGCACGCGCCGCGTTTGCtcgagctgctggccgaggGCATGACCACGGATCCGGATGTGTATCAGCGCATACTGGTGGAGGATGTGCTGCCCATGATACAGCACAAGCCGCCAGAGCTGCCGCCTGTGCTGGCCTGCAGGCTGTACACCAACTCTCTGGAGTATTATCTGCGGCAAATAATGGATTCGGATACGGAACCTGCAGACCCCTGGAAGACCATCTTCAAAGTCCTAATGCTCTGCGGCCAGATGATGGGCTGGGAGCCGTTTCTGCCCTTCAGCAAGCAGGGCAGCCAGAACGTCTACTGGGAGAAGCTGGTGGACATTCTCTCCGCCAGTCCGCCGGGCAGCTCGAAGGTTCTCTTTTATGCCACGACGCTGTTCATCTACTCGCTGTACGGCTACATACGCAACTGCAGGCTGCGCATCGATGATGCGGATGTCAGTCATGTGCTGGTCGAGGGCTTCATTGAGTGGGCGCCCGATGGCGATGGAGCCGAGGACCAGAGCATGGAGCCGCCCAAGTTCTCGCTGACGACGCCCATCAGTCCGGACCTCTCGAATGCCTTTCTGCACGCGGCCCAgtgctggcagctgctcaacACGGATCAGTTTCAGCGGGACTTCAGCCAGCTGATGGTGGCCCTGCCGCTGGCTCCATGGATATCACGTTTCCTCTTCGATTTGGCCATTTACTTTGGCCATCGCGATGAGGCCAACAAGCTGATGGGCGAAATGACAACGCAGAGCAGCCTGGTGCAGAGTCTGCAGATCCTCAGTCTCAATCTGATGCAGGGCAGCATGACG CTCCAGGGCTTTCAGTGCATTCTGACAATCATTGGCGAACTGCCCGCCACAAATGGTCATCTGCTGGAGAACATGACGTTGAAGGGACATCGCCACATGGTCTTTCTGCCGCTCACGCGTGCCGCACTCGTTCAGTATTGCACGGGCGCCATCGTTAGTCGCATCAGCCGGCAGGTTTACGAGCCCAACTGCTCGGATCGTCTGCTGGGGGATCTCCTAGTGCTGCAGCAGTTGAATCTGCTCAACGATACGCGGCTCACGCAGCAGATCTTCAGTGTAATTAAGCAGCGCAAGACATTCAATCTGCGCACGCTCTCCACCTACATCATAAGCATCGATTTGATTGAGGAGCTCTCGCACATTTGGAACTCACAGCTGGAGGACTCCAACTTCGAGCTAACCGGCTCACCCACGGGCGTTTCGAGCACAGGCAgcggtgctgctggtgttccTGCACGTCGCATTGGCACGCGCGGCGCGGACAAGGGCGCCCGGGATGAGTTTAAGACGATTACAAGGCAGCAGATTGCACGCTGCAATGAGAATATTATCACATTGCTGGCAAACTTTATCAGCCAAGAGCAGCTGATGCTGGCACAGCACATCTTTGGCATACAGCCCGTGGAGACCATCGAAATCAAGTGA
- the LOC117894924 gene encoding mpv17-like protein 2, giving the protein MLTIRCLRLLPGGAVRLRPLFAKQIDVPVAQQRSFTALSRVVRVRGAADVIAGSACGRRLISGKTGEPLTLLLHRWSKLAWSNMFGKYLLVTNVLGSGLLMVVGDVVAQEYEYRRGLRRQDRYDTDRMLRMFVAGALQGPLHHYVYNWMDRIMPARTMTNIAKKILIDQLVMSPACIFIFFYSVCYLEGQTLECTNKELIGKFPYIYLLDWMTWPAAQYINFRYLDTKYRVTFVNICTAVYNVLMSYMKHDFGIHLPLEHEMQPSFVESLSQGLRQPTAEAATKSETDKSTAKTTH; this is encoded by the coding sequence ATGTTGACCATCCGctgtctgcggctgctgcccgGTGGCGCGGTCCGGCTGCGTCCGCTGTTCGCCAAACAAATCGATGTACCTGTCGCCCAACAGCGTTCCTTTACAGCGCTCTCCAGAGTGGTTCGGGTGCGAGGGGCTGCTGATGTAATCGCTGGAAGTGCATGTGGCCGTCGGCTGATAAGTGGCAAGACGGGCGAGCCACTGACACTGCTCCTGCATCGCTGGTCGAAGCTGGCGTGGAGCAACATGTTCGGCAAGTATCTGCTGGTCACGAATGTGCTGGGCTCCGGCCTGCTCATGGTCGTGGGCGATGTGGTTGCCCAGGAGTACGAGTATCGCAGGGGACTGCGCCGGCAAGATCGCTACGACACGGACCGCATGCTGCGCATGTTTGTGGCTGGAGCGCTGCAGGGGCCGCTGCATCACTACGTCTACAACTGGATGGATCGCATTATGCCTGCCAGAACGATGACAAACATTGCCAAGAAGATACTCATCGATCAGCTGGTGATGTCGCCCGCCTGCATTTTCATATTCTTCTACTCCGTGTGCTATCTGGAGGGCCAAACGCTCGAGTGCACAAACAAGGAGCTGATTGGAAAGTTTCCCTACATCTACTTGCTGGACTGGATGACCTGGCCGGCGGCGCAGTACATCAACTTTCGTTACCTGGACACCAAATATCGCGTTACGTTCGTGAACATCTGCACGGCCGTGTACAATGTGCTAATGTCCTACATGAAGCATGACTTTGGCATACACCTGCCGCTGGAGCACGAAATGCAACCATCATTCGTCGAATCACTCAGTCAGGGATTACGACAGCCAACAGCGGAAGCCGCAACAAAGTCGGAAACAGACAAAAGCACAGCGAAAACAACGCACTAA
- the LOC117894196 gene encoding protein nutcracker has product MSEIKTEPENSDGPSTSGTQQQQVSATVSDKQPAKAAGPKRRLLLEPNPKENTEPPLDVEHATPEDVPLHMRQLLALCESEDRKIAPAELLLLLIYLVAMECGFVEVETYSQKRHKLQPVPAFSSFHAGNVRLLSLEPPHYSVGFNDTVFSFKLRTLHDKHTTEEAALVIAMESRLRAVHLGDELMVSLSPPVSSKLPGYSTALTIARYVLNIQAKGKPIFNRFRKLDNLSYQLKQNLFHPMRTQQLGQINQQLQPSLTGLPEELYQEIFRYLNRTQLKTVGKVNSLLNYHSKRTLKRR; this is encoded by the exons ATGTCCGAAATAAAAACGGAACCCGAAAACAGCGACGGTCCCTCAACATCTgggacacagcagcaacaggtgTCTGCAACAGTCAGCGACAAGCAACCAGCTAAAG CGGCTGGACCCAAGCGACGTTTGCTGCTGGAACCGAACCCTAAGGAGAACACTGAGCCACCTCTCGACGTCGAACATGCCACACCGGAGGATGTGCCGCTGCATATGCGCCAACTGTTGGCCCTGTGCGAGAGCGAAGATCGCAAAATCGCGCCAGccgaactgctgctgctgctcatctaTCTGGTGGCCATGGAGTGCGGCTTCGTGGAGGTTGAGACCTACAGCCAGAAGCGACACAAGCTCCAGCCGGTGCCCGCCTTCAGCAGCTTTCATGCCGGCAATGTGCGGCTGCTCAGCCTCGAGCCGCCCCATTATTCAGTCGGATTCAATGATACCGTCTTCTCCTTCAAACTGCGAACGCTGCACGACAAGCACACAACGGAAGAGGCGGCTCTGGTGATCGCCATGGAGTCTCGCCTTAGGGCCGTGCATCTCGGCGATGAGCTAATGGTTAGCCTTAGTCCGCCGGTCTCCTCCAAGCTGCCAGGCTACAGCACAGCTCTCACCATCGCTCGCTATGTCCTCAACATACAAGCGAAGGGTAAGCCGATCTTCAATCGCTTTCGCAAGCTGGACAATCTGTCGTACCAGCTGAAGCAGAACCTCTTTCATCCGATGCGCACCCAGCAGCTCGGGCAAATcaatcagcagctgcagccctCACTCACGGGCCTGCCCGAGGAGCTCTACCAGGAGATATTCCGTTATCTCAATCGCACGCAACTGAAGACGGTGGGAAAGGTTAATAGTCTTTTGAATTATCATAGCAAAAGGACACTGAAGCGTCGTTAA